TTTCAGCATCAAccgaatatttattattatgatagcAAAATCTGTAATTCTTCTGAAGAGCATGTAAGCGGTGATTGGCTGTGCAAGACCAGggtgtttctatgtggttgcAATGGGGGTTCTAGTGGTTTTTTACTCAGTAGCTCAAGTCCACCAGTCTTTGACATTTTAGCTGATGAAAACATACCGCTATTTACGTTTCTGGAGAACGCGAATTATTTAGCCAGGagtaggtatggctgcattttgtcttttaaacgaatgttcctttttgcacttaccagttGACCGCCTACCTTCCTGTGGACGGTTTTACCgatgtaaccagtttgtccagtagctcgccatgtatgtcgaacttgagacgcagagaggagttcacaacgatgacagggttcgagtctggtgaggaacggttccagaaagcgggtcaAACacaaacagaatccaaaaaatctaatttgtaaataacagggtgagaatgtgatcaaatttgaaaacgtggtaaaaatcaggcaagggcatttctttttctggatttctttttaaaattgtcagttgggtttagggaagtgggtaagtgggtaaatctgtgcttttgaaaacactattggttgggttcaaggaaggaggaggatgggttagtcagtcagtcattcgcctctggcggattcacgaaaacaaaaaatgCGAAAAAGCATTACTCCTGGGATATATTGGTaatctccaggaatgtatatagaggtacgttttccaAATGAACCTGGGTTAGATACATCCAATGATGCCATCTAGTCTAATGATTAATCAGTCTTGTTCAGTAGTGTATCACGACATAAAAACATTTACAACGCTTTTTGCAACTTTTGTTTCATTCAGATTGTTAGGCCGTCCAAGCATTTTCAAACATCACAAATACTATTACACCTTTTATAGACTGCAAAAACTGTAGACTACGCAATAGAAAGACACTTTTGAAAGTGCAAGAATTTAACCTAATCACCATCCAAAAAGTCGTACCTGGGGAGCCTACATTAGATTTTCTAATTTGGCTGATATCGAACTCATAATGCGAATGTGTGAACCTGAGCTGAGCTCCGAAGCAAACATATGGAAGTTAAAGTGGCATCCGATGATGGATGGTTGAATAAATAAACCAGGGCATTCTTTCTACCTCTGGCGTTCTTCTATCAGTGGGCTGCACATAAACAGAGATAGCAAACTGCCAGAGGAGCTAGAGGAGCAGAACCAAGAATGAAGCAAATGCAGAAAGCGGAGAGGAGCAGACAGGCAGACTGTCTCCGTCGCCTCCCTCCATGTGTCAAATGAAAGGGAGAAGTGTGGCGTAGACAGGGTGTGTATGACTCCGTCAGCCCGAGTGCGTGTGTTTATCTGTAATGAATGAGTAAGGGAGTGTTGACgaaatacagatttatttctctctttgcgtttgtgtgtgtttcagcagatAGTCAATAGTCATCACTTGCTGATGCAACTTGACAGATTACTAATGCCTTTGCACAAATAAGACTGTCCTCATGAGGCAAGGAAGATCAATATGGTGCACACATTCACGCCAAGACGAACATGTTCCTGCCATTTCCACCAGCTCTGACCTATTCTCTGAGTACGGACCGCGTGCGGTACAATCAATGGACTGATGTTTAGAATAATCTATATTCATGCATCTGTCTGCGAAGAAATCAACATACTCATCTGTCTTTCCATTGTTCACAATTTTTTGTCTTGTCTTCCTTGCCGCCATCCCTTTGTGATTTGCCGTCTGGTCGTCTTTGAGATGCTATTGTAGATCAATGCGAGGGCAATTGAAAATGTGATTGCATCAGGTTTGGCATTCAAGTCAGTCGCTCTGTGAAAGTTCTCTAAATGCAGAATTCTCACCTCTGAGAGTGACATCGCTGGagttattcttgttttttttttgctttttgggTTGTTTTGTCGATCTCTAATGTTAGATGAGCTCGGCTAACGTATATCATTTACTTTTTTTCAGGTTCAGATGGGATGACTATGCGGTTGAGGTACGCCTCAATGACTACCTGGATATCGTCTGCCCTCACTATCCACTAGGCGAAGTGCCATCCCAGGACGCAGAGCGATACGTGCTCTACATGGTGGAACGTGAAGACTACGACACCTGTCGACCACAATCCTATGACCAAATGCGTTGGGAATGTGGCCACCCTTTCGCTCCTCATGCTCCCGAAAAGTTCTCTGAGAAGTTCCAGCGCTTCACACCATTCACCCTGGGAAAGGAGTTTCGACAGGGCGAGAGCTACTACTACATCTGTGAGTTACACTTAAGCTTTGAATGTAACATTTATGGCGGATCGTTTTGTAGGGGTAGAGATGCTTTTGAACTTTCCAAAAACCAGTTATAGATTTATTGTCCCACAAACCATACGCTGAATGCTAAGTCTGTGAGTCATATTCGAGCCCTCCTTTAGCACCACAGTAATGAATACATTTCAATTCCTGCTATGCGCTGCTAAACTGGCAGCAAAACCGCTACGTGTCTTTTTGGCAACCCCGCAGGTTATCCTTGGGGAGTTTGGGCAGTAGGAAACACAAGAAGCCCAATTCAGGCTGGAATATGGAGGTCTAGAATTAACAATGGTGAAATGTGAAGACCCAATTTAGACCATTCCCATAAAGCATgtgcattgttaaaacattgtgcAGTTAAACGAGGAGTGTTTTCATTGATAAAAATGCAGAGGATCCATGTTGACAGGGAATACAGACAATTTTACAGACAGCTTTTTTCAATGGATTTGTATCTCCGACACAGTGTAAGCTCTTGCACATAGGCGCCTTAAGAATTAGAGTACAATTCTGCCACTGTAATAAAAGAGATCACACACGGGTCACAGGTCCAGATGGCCGCTAAGGAGAATTGGCTTAGCCACTACACGTCTAACACTATTAGCCTCCTTTGTAATTAACCTGTCTGCTACCCATTAACTTATTTACCTTCCTACATTATCCTTTTATGTTCCTCCGTCCTGACGGGCCTTCTTTTTTTTGCCCTACAGCCAAACCACTGCACCATCACGGACAGGAATGCCTGAGACTCAGAGTGGACGTTATTGCCAATGATGGTGAGTAGGTGAACTGacagattttaaaaatgcacatgcTTTGCATTTCAAGCTGATTCACTGCTATTTTTATGGCTTTCAGGTTCTCAAGAAGCAAGGGTTGGGACAGGAACTAAAGTGGGTACTGGGGGAGGAGCTCACACACCATCTAATCGGTTACCAGCAGGTACGGTCACACTCAGTTCATTCCATTTAATAGCCTATTCAATTATACCCAGATTAAAAAGGATAGTTCTGAGGGACAAATCTACAAATCCTgttttcatttact
This DNA window, taken from Danio aesculapii chromosome 19, fDanAes4.1, whole genome shotgun sequence, encodes the following:
- the efna1a gene encoding ephrin-A1a; this translates as MDLVWLLHIAASICAVFASAERHTVFWNSTNSKFRWDDYAVEVRLNDYLDIVCPHYPLGEVPSQDAERYVLYMVEREDYDTCRPQSYDQMRWECGHPFAPHAPEKFSEKFQRFTPFTLGKEFRQGESYYYISKPLHHHGQECLRLRVDVIANDGSQEARVGTGTKVGTGGGAHTPSNRLPADDPVVALPEVQKSTRTNSAISLASWTVLTTLLPLLLLLLLQ